The following are encoded in a window of Rosa chinensis cultivar Old Blush chromosome 4, RchiOBHm-V2, whole genome shotgun sequence genomic DNA:
- the LOC112196770 gene encoding G patch domain-containing protein 8 isoform X1 codes for MMVDSSSSAIASSNIGFQLLKKHGWTEGTGLGASEQGRLEPVQAYLKESKQGLGADAPKKRSLQVSENESSGKSAKNINFTNWVQEEERIRKDMTASTSSTAINSSNIGFQLLKKHGWKEGTGLGICEQGRLEPVQTYLKNNKRGLGADKIRKALKPPDPPALNQKNDQELHSKKSKGLSKKMRKMRELESRLQEKEFERVFFREFWPDNV; via the exons ATGATGGTGGACTCATCTTCTTCGGCCATAGCCTCTTCGAATATCGGGTTCCAG CTTTTGAAGAAACATGGGTGGACAGAAGGAACGGGTCTCGGTGCTTCCGAGCAG GGTAGGTTAGAGCCCGTGCAAGCTTACTTGAAGGAAAGCAAACAAGGCTTGGGAGCTGATGCACCAAAAAAAAGATCGTTGCAAGTTTCAGAAAATGAGTCTAGTGGAAAGTCCGCAAAG AACATTAACTTCACAAATTGGGTTCAGGAGGAAGAAAGAATAAGAAAGGATATGACGGCTTCAACTTCATCAACAGCCATTAATTCATCTAATATAGGCTTTCAG CTTTTGAAGAAACATGGTTGGAAAGAAGGAACTGGTCTTGGCATTTGTGAGCAG GGAAGGTTGGAGCCTGTACAAACGTACTTGAAGAATAATAAGCGGGGACTGGGAGCAGATAAGATACGGAAGGCTTTAAAGCCCCCTGATCCTCCTGCCTTGAATCAAAAAAATGACCAG GAGCTGCATTCAAAAAAATCCAAGGGACTCTCAAAGAAGATGAGGAAGATGCGGGAGTTAGAAAGCAGATTGCAAGAGAAGGAATTTGAGCGGGTCTTTTTCAGGGAATTCTGGCCGGATAATGTCTGA
- the LOC112196771 gene encoding mitochondrial intermembrane space import and assembly protein 40 homolog isoform X1 — MGQVQSEAAAAAAAANVDRQGHAVSSAASIDSLISEAASYGNDGNESLDFKAQKALECPCIADLQKGPCGLQFSEAFVCYLKSTVEEKGSDCVHPFVILQNCIKANPDAFSNNISEEDGVKKEEKLTQDYKIIPPSWSKESPSPKSKL, encoded by the exons ATGGGTCAAGTTCAAAGCGAGGCGGCggcggcagcagcagcagcaaatgTGGATCGACAAGGCCACGCCGTCTCCTCTGCTGCTTCCATCGACTCTCTCATTTCCG AAGCTGCATCATATGGCAATGATGGGAACGAG TCTCTTGATTTCAAGGCTCAGAAGGCCCTGGAGTGCCCTTGCATAGCCGACttacaaaagggcccttgtggGCTTCAGTTTTCTGAGGCTTTTGTTTGTTATCTGAAGAGTACTGTGGAAGAGAAG GGATCAGACTGTGTGCATCCGTTTGTAATTTTGCAGAATTGTATTAAAGCTAATCCAGATGCCTTTTCTAACAACATTTCAGAAGAAGATGGAGTTAAGAAAGAGGAAAAGCTGACCCAGGATTACAAAATTATCCCACCCTCGTGGTCCAAAGAATCCCCCAGTCCAAAATCCAAGCTGTAG
- the LOC112196771 gene encoding mitochondrial intermembrane space import and assembly protein 40 homolog isoform X2, translated as MGQVQSEAAAAAAAANVDRQGHAVSSAASIDSLISEAASYGNDGNESLDFKAQKALECPCIADLQKGPCGLQFSEAFVCYLKSTVEEKKKMELRKRKS; from the exons ATGGGTCAAGTTCAAAGCGAGGCGGCggcggcagcagcagcagcaaatgTGGATCGACAAGGCCACGCCGTCTCCTCTGCTGCTTCCATCGACTCTCTCATTTCCG AAGCTGCATCATATGGCAATGATGGGAACGAG TCTCTTGATTTCAAGGCTCAGAAGGCCCTGGAGTGCCCTTGCATAGCCGACttacaaaagggcccttgtggGCTTCAGTTTTCTGAGGCTTTTGTTTGTTATCTGAAGAGTACTGTGGAAGAGAAG AAGAAGATGGAGTTAAGAAAGAGGAAAAGCTGA
- the LOC112197313 gene encoding phytochrome-associated serine/threonine-protein phosphatase, with protein MDLDQWISKVKEGQHLLEDELQLLCEYVKEILIEESNVQPVNSPVTVCGDIHGQFHDLMKLFQTGGHVPETNYIFMGDFVDRGYNSLEVFTILLLLKARYPANITLLRGNHESRQLTQVYGFYDECQRKYGNANAWRYCTDVFDYLTLSAIIDGTVLCVHGGLSPDIRTIDQIRVIERNCEIPHEGPFCDLMWSDPEDIETWAVSPRGAGWLFGSRVTSEFNHINNLDLVCRAHQLVQEGLKYMFQDKGLVTVWSAPNYCYRCGNVASILSFNENMEREVKFFTETEENNQMRGPRTGVPYFL; from the exons ATGGATTTGGACCAGTGGATCTCAAAGGTCAAGGAAGGACAGCATCTCTTGGAGGACGAGCTTCAACTTCTATGTGAATAC GTAAAAGAGATCCTTATTGAGGAGTCCAATGTGCAGCCTGTAAACAGTCCAGTTACTGTTTGTGGTGATATTCATGGTCAGTTTCACGATCTAATGAAACTTTTCCAGACTGGAGGCCATGTACCAGAGACCAATTACATATTCATG GGCGATTTTGTGGATCGTGGTTACAACAGTCTTGAAGTTTTCACTATCCTTTTGCTTCTTAAGGCGAG ATATCCAGCTAACATTACGCTTTTGCGTGGTAATCATGAAAGCAGACAACTTACCCAG GTATATGGTTTTTATGATGaatgccagaggaagtatggaAATGCTAATGCATGGCGCTACTGTACAGATGTTTTTGACTATCTGACGCTATCAGCAATTATAGATGGAACT GTGCTATGTGTCCATGGTGGTCTTTCTCCTGACATTCGAACAATTGATCAG ATTAGGGTCATTGAGCGAAATTGTGAAATTCCACATGAGGGGCCATTTTGTGATCTCATGTGGAGTGATCCTGAAGATATTGAAACATGGGCGGTAAGTCCACGTGGAGCAGGTTGGCTTTTTGGGTCCAGAGTCACTTCTGAG TTCAACCACATAAATAATCTTGATCTGGTTTGTCGAGCACACCAACTCGTTCAAGAAGGTCTTAAGTACATGTTTCAAGATAAAGGCCTTGTAACT GTCTGGTCTGCGCCAAATTACTGTTACCGCTGTGGGAATGTAGCTTCTATTTTAAGTTTTAACGAGAATATG GAGAGAGAAGTGAAGTTCTTCACTGAAACAGAGGAGAACAACCAGATGAGAGGACCAAGAACAGGAGTACCTTATTTCTTATGA
- the LOC112196769 gene encoding uncharacterized protein LOC112196769: MENFKMLDGFLTKSQHKSLKSLFRRSSTEDDSPSSSSAANSPKPIPHLSPFANSVVSRCSKILRIPTEDLQHHFDTQLPESVKELLTYARNFLEFCSYQALHVVSSRPDYLSDKDFRHMTFDMMLAWESPCVENIQLHKETASSSNQEVEDEDGWSLFYSSSTNMAVQVDDKKTVGPEAFARIAPGCAAVADIITVHNLYDALTTTSGHHRLHFLVYDKYIRSLDKVIKASKSTLASSIGNLQLVEGEIILDVDGTVPTQPVLKHIGRSMWPGRLSLTNSALYFESLGVGLYDKAVRYDLATDMKQVIKPELTGPLGTRLFDKAIMYKSTSVDEPVHLEFPEFKGNSRRDYWLDICLEILRAHRFIQKNNLKAIQKSEVLARAILGIWRYRAVREAFHFFSSHYKTLLAFNLAECLPGGDSILKTLSSRLVILNSSASQHDVSPHSKRQAKLSPISLIALTQLGFILQKEVNLDGEVIIVGEVCAGEINPLQMAVKQSLLDTGRAEAAQATVDQVKVDGIDTNVAIMKELLFPVIELANCAQRLASWEKPYKSTIFLVLTCFFIVRGWFSYVLPSVFVLVAVVMLWCRHFNKGKPLKPFRITPPHNNAVEQLLTLQEAITQVEALLRAGNIILLKIRALLFAVLPQASDKIVILLVFMAAMFAFVPPRYIILLVFLEAFTREMPYRKESSDRWVRRIREWWIRIPAAPVQLIKPEDNKKKKS, from the exons atggagaactTCAAAATGTTGGATGGTTTCTTGACGAAAAGCCAACACAAGAGTCTGAAATCTCTTTTCCGGCGGAGCAGCACCGAAGACGACTCCCCTTCCTCTTCCTCTGCCGCCAATTCTCCCAAACCCATTCCTCACCTCTCTCCTTTCGCCAATTCCGTCGTCTCTCGCTGTTCCAA GATTCTTCGGATCCCTACTGAAGACTTACAGCATCATTTTGACACACAGCTACCTGAAAGTGTAAAGGAACTTCTGACTTATGCTAGGAACTTTTTGGAATTTTGCTCCTACCAAGCACTCCATGTAGTGAGTAGTCGCCCGGATTATTTGAGTGATAAGGACTTTCGTCATATGACCTTTGACATGATGCTTGCATGGGAATCACCttgtgttgagaatatacaaCTACACAAA GAAACCGCTTCTAGCAGTAACCAAGAAGTAGAGGATGAAGATGGTTGGTCGCTTTTTTATTCTAGTTCTACGAATATGGCTGTCCAG GTTGATGACAAAAAAACTGTTGGGCCCGAAGCCTTTGCACGAATAGCACCTGGTTGTGCTGCTGTTGCAGATATAATAACTGTCCACAACCTCTATGATGCACTCACAACCACATCAGGCCATCATCGACTTCATTTCCTTGTATATGACAAATACATAAGAAGCCTAGACAA GGTTATTAAGGCTTCCAAAAGTACATTAGCTTCTTCCATTGGAAATCTTCAGCTCGTTGAGGGAGAAATCATCCTTGATGTTGATGGTACAGTTCCCACTCAACCAGTGCTCAAACATATTGGCAGGTCTATGTGGCCTG GACGGCTGTCACTGACCAATAGTGCGCTGTATTTTGAATCATTGGGAGTTGGTTTGTATGACAAAGCTGTTAGATATGATCTGGCAACAGATATGAAGCAGGTCATAAAACCAGAATTGACTGGACCGTTGGGTACTCGTCTTTTCGATAAAGCCATCATGTACAAATCGACGTCTGT AGACGAGCCAGTCCATTTGGAGTTTCCTGAGTTCAAAGGCAATTCTCGCCGAGATTATTGGTTGGATATTTGTCTTGAAATCTTGCGTGCTCACAGGTTCATTCAGAAAAACAACCTTAAAGCAATTCAGAAATCAGAAGTACTGGCAAGGGCTATTTTAGGCATCTGGCGATATCGTGCAGTTCGAGAAGCCTTCCACTTCTTTTCATCCCATTATAAAACCTTACTTGCTTTCAACCTTGCTGAATGTCTTCCGGGAGGAGACTCGATTTTGAAAACTTTGTCTAGTCGATTGGTTATTTTGAATTCCAGTGCTTCCCAACATGATGTTTCTCCACATTCAAAACGGCAGGCGAAATTGTCTCCAATTTCACTTATAGCACTAACTCAGCTTGgattcatattgcaaaaggaagtcAACCTTGATGGAGAGGTAATAATAGTTGGAGAGGTTTGTGCTGGTGAAATTAACCCCTTGCAAATGGCAGTGAAACAGTCATTATTGGACACTGGAAGGGCTGAAGCTGCACAGGCAACTGTGGACCAAGTGAAAGTGGATGGGATTGATACAAATGTTGCAATAATGAAG GAGTTACTGTTTCCGGTTATTGAATTAGCCAATTGTGCTCAACGTTTGGCATCATGGGAAAAGCCTTACAAGTCAACAATTTTTCTGGTGTTGACCTGCTTCTTTATAGTAAG GGGCTGGTTCAGTTATGTATTGCCCTCCGTTTTTGTATTGGTAGCAGTTGTCATGCTCTGGTGCAGGCATTTCAACAAAGGGAAACCATTAAAACCATTCAGGATTACACCTCCCCATAACAATGCAGTAGAGCAGCTGCTGACATTACAAGAAGCCATCACTCAAGTTGAAGCTTTACTTCGAGCTGGGAATATTATCCTACTGAAGATAAGAGCCCTCCTGTTTGCAGTTCTTCCTCAG GCATCGGACAAGATTGTTATACTGCTGGTTTTCATGGCAGCAATGTTTGCATTCGTGCCTCCACGATATATAATCCTGCTAGTATTTCTGGAGGCTTTTACAAGGGAAATGCCATATAGGAAAGAAAGCAGTGACAGGTGGGTAAGGCGGATTAGAGAATGGTGGATTCGCATACCAGCAGCTCCTGTCCAGCTCATCAAACCTGAGgataacaagaaaaagaaatcatAA
- the LOC112196770 gene encoding G patch domain-containing protein 8 isoform X2, which yields MMVDSSSSAIASSNIGFQLLKKHGWTEGTGLGASEQGRLEPVQAYLKESKQGLGADAPKKRSLQVSENESSGKSAKEEERIRKDMTASTSSTAINSSNIGFQLLKKHGWKEGTGLGICEQGRLEPVQTYLKNNKRGLGADKIRKALKPPDPPALNQKNDQEELHSKKSKGLSKKMRKMRELESRLQEKEFERVFFREFWPDNV from the exons ATGATGGTGGACTCATCTTCTTCGGCCATAGCCTCTTCGAATATCGGGTTCCAG CTTTTGAAGAAACATGGGTGGACAGAAGGAACGGGTCTCGGTGCTTCCGAGCAG GGTAGGTTAGAGCCCGTGCAAGCTTACTTGAAGGAAAGCAAACAAGGCTTGGGAGCTGATGCACCAAAAAAAAGATCGTTGCAAGTTTCAGAAAATGAGTCTAGTGGAAAGTCCGCAAAG GAGGAAGAAAGAATAAGAAAGGATATGACGGCTTCAACTTCATCAACAGCCATTAATTCATCTAATATAGGCTTTCAG CTTTTGAAGAAACATGGTTGGAAAGAAGGAACTGGTCTTGGCATTTGTGAGCAG GGAAGGTTGGAGCCTGTACAAACGTACTTGAAGAATAATAAGCGGGGACTGGGAGCAGATAAGATACGGAAGGCTTTAAAGCCCCCTGATCCTCCTGCCTTGAATCAAAAAAATGACCAGG AGGAGCTGCATTCAAAAAAATCCAAGGGACTCTCAAAGAAGATGAGGAAGATGCGGGAGTTAGAAAGCAGATTGCAAGAGAAGGAATTTGAGCGGGTCTTTTTCAGGGAATTCTGGCCGGATAATGTCTGA